From a region of the Chondrinema litorale genome:
- a CDS encoding penicillin acylase family protein: MKRANYYPSFKNAKGIFKIVFSSLLILNCTSLFAQQLEKLADQVLIRRTEYGVPHIKADNLKAVAFGLAWCELEDYGERVIKPLISARGDLAKVEGYEAIDGDFSRQLGYQRTLATYGKLSNPTRNLLEGFAAGVNYYLKKNPDKYPQYKDWQFTGVDVAATTTSVSTSYSGFNFAKLLKKQKAIRDSIALTEAGSNAWAFAPSRTKKGNSILVRNPHLSWSAGYYEAHITVEDTLNFYGDFRIGGLFAIIGGFNDRLGWATTNNHPDLEEVYALQADTTQADHFMIDGVSVPLEKKLLTAEFINGAAISTETREFLFTPFGPVIHRDEGKIYILKEAGDGEYRRGEQFTRMMLAKNLEEWKNAMRMQAITASNYTYADADGNIFYIWNATTPVLSTISGGDTAAIEVTKSSEIWSNYIPFDELPQLHNPKGGYLHNENDPFHFTNLNEVLQPEDYPANFPQPRLRQRSQHSLSLIHNDDVLTLEEVVARKHSMKMLLADQLKEDLIKALNGSQPNEETQKAITHLENWNNSVEADSRGGVLFEEWFVHYANSMEDDELYAIPWSFDKPMETPFGIANTEKAIVAFEKSLKTLNEKYGTWDVSWGEVHRLRLGDLDLPVSGGPGGLGCFRVLWFNEDKDGKMKIRGGDGWQLAVEFADTPRAYSILAYGQSNNPDTGHHTDQAEMFANNQMKEVAYTEKAIKKKLIKSYKPGE; the protein is encoded by the coding sequence TTGAAACGCGCTAATTATTACCCCTCATTCAAAAATGCTAAAGGCATTTTCAAAATAGTATTTTCTTCTTTATTAATTCTTAATTGTACTTCGTTATTTGCACAACAGCTCGAAAAATTGGCAGATCAAGTATTGATTCGCCGGACAGAATACGGTGTGCCACACATTAAAGCCGATAATTTAAAAGCTGTAGCTTTTGGTTTAGCTTGGTGTGAGTTAGAAGACTATGGAGAAAGAGTGATTAAACCACTGATATCTGCAAGAGGAGATTTGGCAAAAGTGGAAGGTTACGAAGCTATAGATGGAGATTTTTCCAGACAATTAGGCTACCAAAGAACTTTAGCGACTTATGGAAAGCTTAGCAATCCAACCAGAAATTTATTGGAAGGTTTTGCCGCAGGAGTCAACTATTATTTAAAAAAGAATCCTGATAAATATCCTCAATATAAAGATTGGCAATTTACTGGGGTTGATGTAGCTGCTACAACTACCAGTGTTTCTACTTCTTATTCGGGTTTTAATTTTGCCAAATTGCTAAAAAAGCAAAAAGCCATTAGAGATTCAATTGCTTTAACAGAAGCTGGTTCAAATGCTTGGGCCTTTGCACCTTCTCGAACTAAGAAAGGCAATTCTATTCTAGTAAGAAACCCACATTTATCTTGGTCTGCTGGTTATTACGAAGCTCATATTACAGTTGAAGATACCCTAAATTTTTATGGTGATTTTCGTATTGGAGGTTTGTTTGCCATTATCGGTGGTTTTAATGACCGACTTGGTTGGGCAACTACTAACAATCATCCAGATTTAGAAGAAGTTTATGCGCTTCAAGCGGATACAACTCAAGCCGATCACTTTATGATCGATGGTGTTTCTGTGCCATTAGAAAAGAAACTATTGACTGCCGAATTTATAAATGGTGCTGCAATCTCAACAGAAACCAGAGAGTTTTTATTTACACCATTCGGGCCAGTAATCCATAGGGATGAAGGAAAGATTTATATTTTGAAAGAAGCAGGTGATGGAGAATATCGTCGCGGAGAGCAGTTTACCAGAATGATGCTTGCAAAAAATTTAGAAGAGTGGAAAAATGCCATGCGCATGCAGGCAATTACCGCTTCCAATTATACCTATGCAGATGCCGATGGAAACATCTTCTATATCTGGAATGCAACAACACCAGTTTTATCCACTATTTCTGGTGGAGATACTGCCGCTATTGAAGTTACAAAGAGTAGTGAAATTTGGAGTAATTATATTCCATTCGATGAATTACCTCAGCTTCATAATCCCAAAGGAGGTTATTTACACAATGAGAATGATCCATTCCATTTCACTAACTTGAATGAAGTTTTACAACCAGAAGATTATCCAGCAAATTTCCCGCAACCTCGATTGAGACAACGCAGTCAGCACAGCTTGTCTTTAATCCATAATGATGATGTGTTGACTTTAGAGGAAGTAGTTGCTCGCAAGCATAGTATGAAAATGCTTTTGGCAGACCAGTTGAAAGAAGATTTGATAAAAGCATTAAATGGTTCTCAACCAAATGAAGAAACTCAAAAAGCCATTACTCATTTAGAAAACTGGAATAATAGTGTGGAAGCAGATAGTAGGGGAGGTGTGCTATTCGAAGAATGGTTTGTTCACTATGCCAACTCAATGGAAGATGATGAACTATATGCTATACCATGGTCATTCGACAAACCCATGGAAACTCCTTTTGGCATAGCTAATACTGAAAAAGCAATAGTAGCTTTTGAAAAGTCTCTTAAAACCTTAAATGAAAAGTATGGCACATGGGATGTGAGTTGGGGTGAAGTTCACAGATTAAGACTTGGCGATTTGGATTTACCTGTAAGCGGTGGCCCAGGTGGTTTAGGTTGTTTCAGGGTTTTATGGTTTAATGAAGACAAAGATGGCAAAATGAAAATCCGTGGGGGAGATGGCTGGCAGTTAGCGGTCGAGTTTGCAGATACACCAAGAGCTTATTCGATTCTTGCTTATGGGCAAAGTAACAATCCTGACACAGGGCATCATACCGATCAGGCAGAAATGTTTGCTAACAATCAAATGAAAGAAGTTGCTTATACCGAAAAAGCCATCAAGAAAAAGTTGATAAAATCTTATAAACCTGGAGAATAG
- a CDS encoding ABC transporter substrate-binding protein produces MNNKSIILIISISIILSILGIFYYYNKANEQLITQNKIRYIDLAGNEVFVKENVERIVLLRSKDIYSLAVLLGDELPKKLIAWGPDLKTDDADAYQKFIKRFPSLKDITVTGSVYNNALSVEQIVNLQPDLIIADKYMIERGYWYMKKLINAGLPVVCLDGSNDPFKGPQNGITLLGKILKKEKKAKQITDFVNDQISFVLNEINTNKPKSPSVYLEAGVGGPEKFGQTYGSSGIPKTYTSWGAVLHQLKVNNIADGIASKMESINPEYVLSAEPDVIIITGQNWNTSQHAMQLGYQVKLDQANELLLGFTTRPGWKELSAVKNKRIYSVFHNSASIVCFASIQALSKYFYPSHFPVLNPEENLKKFYEKFMPVDYSGVWMIRLY; encoded by the coding sequence ATGAATAATAAAAGTATAATTTTAATTATATCTATCTCCATAATTCTATCAATTTTGGGAATCTTTTACTATTACAATAAAGCTAATGAACAACTTATAACACAAAATAAGATTCGCTACATTGATTTGGCTGGCAACGAGGTATTTGTTAAAGAAAATGTAGAAAGAATTGTACTGTTGAGAAGTAAAGACATTTATAGTTTAGCAGTTTTGTTAGGAGATGAATTACCAAAAAAACTTATTGCTTGGGGCCCAGACTTAAAAACTGATGATGCAGATGCCTATCAAAAATTTATAAAACGTTTTCCATCTTTAAAAGATATAACTGTAACTGGTAGTGTTTACAACAATGCATTGAGTGTAGAACAAATTGTAAATCTACAACCAGACCTCATTATAGCTGATAAATATATGATAGAAAGAGGCTATTGGTATATGAAAAAACTTATAAATGCAGGCTTGCCTGTGGTTTGTCTGGATGGTTCAAATGATCCTTTTAAAGGTCCACAAAATGGTATTACATTACTTGGGAAAATTCTCAAAAAAGAAAAAAAAGCTAAACAGATAACCGACTTTGTAAATGATCAAATTAGTTTTGTTTTAAACGAAATTAATACCAATAAACCTAAATCTCCTTCTGTATATTTGGAAGCCGGCGTTGGTGGACCAGAAAAATTTGGGCAAACTTATGGAAGTTCGGGAATTCCTAAAACATATACTTCTTGGGGAGCTGTATTACATCAACTAAAAGTAAATAACATTGCTGATGGAATTGCATCTAAAATGGAAAGTATAAATCCAGAATATGTTCTTAGTGCTGAGCCAGATGTAATTATAATTACTGGTCAAAATTGGAATACATCTCAACATGCTATGCAATTAGGTTATCAAGTAAAGCTAGATCAGGCAAATGAATTATTACTAGGATTCACAACTCGCCCCGGTTGGAAAGAGCTATCTGCAGTAAAAAACAAACGTATCTATAGTGTATTTCACAATTCAGCATCTATAGTTTGTTTCGCTTCTATTCAAGCTTTATCAAAATATTTTTATCCATCTCATTTTCCTGTTTTAAATCCAGAAGAAAACTTAAAAAAATTTTATGAAAAATTTATGCCTGTTGATTACAGCGGTGTTTGGATGATAAGGCTTTACTAA
- a CDS encoding sucrase ferredoxin, whose protein sequence is MKAKISNINKNRLMNVDFCSLSFASSFEGVLATAPVIERLLLIEYNKPWTEQPIKNNDLPNDVKKYLQQCIDDQIFSRIILIKHKKSEKGKINIYAVNNRAVSPFVNHFLIKDYDELLHMDFTKCFGELESAKLNKEFYLVCTNGKVDKCCAKFGIPLYKSLEALDENVWQCTHITGCRFAPNVISVPYLHYYGHLDLKEIPQLYQSLKGKKIYSPKYRGRTCFTNEVQAAEYFLRNEIDEFDYQSLEMLSSKHEGELFYVCFLHLESGTKYIIELSSQKSKEKYILNCKQTNNHVMVFDLIKIFKNKS, encoded by the coding sequence ATGAAAGCAAAAATTTCGAATATTAATAAGAACAGGCTTATGAATGTTGATTTTTGTTCTTTATCATTTGCTTCCTCATTTGAAGGTGTTCTAGCAACTGCCCCAGTTATTGAGCGATTGCTCTTGATAGAGTACAATAAACCTTGGACAGAACAACCCATAAAAAACAATGATTTACCAAACGATGTAAAAAAGTATCTGCAGCAATGTATAGATGATCAGATTTTCTCTCGTATAATACTAATCAAGCATAAAAAAAGTGAAAAGGGGAAGATTAATATTTATGCAGTTAATAACCGAGCTGTATCTCCATTTGTGAATCATTTTCTAATAAAAGATTATGATGAGTTACTACATATGGATTTTACAAAATGTTTTGGAGAATTAGAGAGTGCCAAACTCAATAAGGAATTTTATCTGGTTTGTACAAATGGTAAAGTTGATAAATGTTGTGCAAAATTCGGAATTCCTCTATACAAATCCTTAGAAGCTCTTGATGAAAATGTTTGGCAATGTACTCATATTACTGGTTGCCGTTTTGCTCCAAATGTAATCAGTGTTCCATACTTACATTACTATGGCCATTTAGATTTAAAGGAAATTCCTCAATTGTATCAATCTCTAAAAGGAAAAAAGATATACAGTCCGAAGTACCGGGGCAGAACCTGTTTTACAAATGAGGTACAAGCCGCTGAGTATTTCTTGAGAAATGAAATTGATGAATTTGACTATCAAAGTTTGGAAATGTTGAGCTCAAAACATGAAGGTGAACTGTTTTATGTTTGTTTTTTACATTTAGAATCAGGAACAAAATACATTATTGAGCTTTCATCCCAAAAATCAAAAGAAAAATATATTCTTAATTGTAAACAGACTAATAACCATGTGATGGTTTTTGATCTGATAAAAATATTCAAAAATAAATCATAA
- a CDS encoding energy transducer TonB, giving the protein MRKSTLVFIFLLLASLTGWTQSSKNSELKEVFKDNFPIPDTPPEPKGGYKKLYKYIKKTIRYPNEALQKGIEGKVYITLIINEDGNVDKSSVRPLTEEELSLLTIPKQVYILNGKCFECEEELVRVFRGSPIWIAASKNGSPVKSRMTIPFNFKYN; this is encoded by the coding sequence ATGAGAAAAAGCACTTTAGTTTTTATTTTTTTACTACTCGCATCACTTACAGGGTGGACTCAAAGTTCAAAAAACAGCGAGCTAAAAGAGGTATTCAAAGATAATTTCCCTATTCCAGATACTCCACCTGAACCTAAAGGTGGATACAAAAAACTTTATAAATACATCAAAAAAACAATTAGATATCCAAATGAAGCTTTGCAAAAAGGGATTGAAGGTAAGGTCTATATCACACTTATTATTAATGAAGATGGAAATGTAGATAAGAGTTCTGTGAGGCCACTCACTGAAGAAGAACTTTCATTATTGACCATTCCGAAACAAGTATATATTCTTAATGGGAAGTGTTTTGAATGTGAAGAAGAACTTGTTCGCGTATTTAGAGGAAGTCCAATTTGGATTGCTGCAAGTAAAAATGGAAGCCCAGTAAAAAGTAGAATGACAATTCCCTTTAATTTTAAATATAACTGA
- a CDS encoding RNA polymerase sigma factor produces MEENELIKACIKNDQQAYNLLFKKYGPIMLLVCMRYMSDEDEAKDVLQNGFIKVFKSIKSFKFNGSFEGWIKKIMINEALGALRQKKKFNLDSADVYEKTDLAAEESDEDINQYQFTQDELLQTLKALPENFKVVFNLYCFEKYSHKEIAKTLSIKTETSRSRLTRARKILKEKLTELATQKEKLNENG; encoded by the coding sequence ATGGAAGAAAACGAACTAATTAAAGCCTGTATTAAGAATGATCAGCAAGCATATAACCTACTTTTTAAAAAGTATGGACCTATTATGTTGCTGGTTTGTATGCGATACATGTCGGACGAAGACGAGGCAAAAGATGTACTTCAAAATGGTTTTATCAAGGTTTTTAAGTCTATTAAATCTTTTAAGTTTAATGGCTCTTTTGAAGGTTGGATAAAAAAAATAATGATAAATGAGGCCTTAGGTGCATTAAGACAAAAAAAGAAATTTAACTTAGATAGTGCAGATGTTTACGAAAAAACAGATTTAGCTGCAGAAGAATCTGATGAAGATATTAATCAATATCAATTTACCCAAGATGAGTTGTTACAAACATTAAAAGCATTACCTGAAAACTTTAAGGTAGTTTTTAACTTGTATTGTTTCGAAAAGTATTCGCATAAAGAGATAGCCAAAACCTTATCAATCAAGACAGAAACGTCGAGGTCTAGGCTAACCAGAGCGCGTAAAATACTTAAAGAAAAACTCACTGAATTGGCAACCCAAAAAGAGAAACTAAATGAAAATGGATGA
- a CDS encoding DNRLRE domain-containing protein, whose translation MNRLVVKLVFAFLIGILSSCVKEYDCDVIPVDNNNLIDDGFTSINNTSLITQLNSETIEELTVQNDGLEKNTYIKFNDFTKVEDHVKSASLKLYIKGNYISSSTAYSLLVSAINEDWDESTLSYNNNPSTTMYSTKIFTLDTLTDKKLFEIDVTDLLNDQYENELSQFGFNLALSIEGENEIAAVTFYSSDNEESAYWPSIEVEYGEAASAIYPQIYYSSVSDWGGAWLASNEIYKLSYSSDDQQYSNELITEYQHFENSVASFSINDLTTDIKLYFYNTYQTDDEYIHIIAENYSDENTSTTYSSSEINQITAMDQFGGIAYLAAKSTNGSVHILKVDVKNETKEIIYENSVSGEELEISDFKIEQGMLYWIETDEISGTYRIMVGTSTFSETLNIKTLYDNSNFDTGFKPNNLAVDYFGSTMYLSDQQGVFYQADRSGSGDINEITITSDYLSNITDLEVYMGYLYWMNSSEDENKGGILRVNASGGDSELLFDEVISGYGIEIVDEDDW comes from the coding sequence ATGAACCGCCTAGTAGTAAAGTTAGTATTTGCCTTTTTGATTGGAATTTTAAGCTCTTGTGTAAAAGAGTATGATTGTGATGTAATTCCTGTTGATAATAATAATCTGATCGACGATGGATTCACTTCTATCAATAATACGAGTTTAATAACTCAACTTAATTCAGAAACAATTGAAGAATTAACTGTTCAAAATGATGGACTTGAAAAAAACACCTACATTAAATTCAATGATTTTACAAAAGTTGAAGACCATGTAAAATCCGCTTCATTAAAACTATACATTAAGGGTAATTACATTTCGAGTAGCACAGCTTACTCTTTGTTAGTATCAGCGATAAATGAAGACTGGGATGAAAGTACTTTGAGCTATAATAATAATCCATCAACTACGATGTATTCAACCAAAATTTTCACGCTTGATACCTTAACCGATAAAAAGCTCTTTGAAATAGATGTAACTGATTTGCTGAATGATCAATACGAAAATGAATTGAGCCAGTTTGGATTCAATCTAGCATTAAGTATAGAAGGCGAAAATGAAATTGCTGCGGTAACATTCTATTCTTCAGACAATGAAGAAAGTGCCTATTGGCCATCTATAGAAGTAGAGTATGGTGAGGCAGCATCTGCTATTTATCCACAAATTTACTATTCATCTGTTTCAGATTGGGGTGGTGCTTGGTTGGCTTCTAATGAGATTTATAAATTATCTTATTCATCGGATGATCAACAATACTCAAATGAATTAATTACTGAATATCAACATTTTGAAAACTCAGTAGCTTCATTTAGCATAAATGATCTCACCACTGATATTAAACTTTATTTCTATAACACCTATCAAACTGATGATGAATATATTCATATTATAGCTGAAAACTATAGCGATGAAAATACTTCAACAACTTACAGTTCATCAGAAATAAACCAAATTACAGCTATGGATCAATTTGGAGGAATTGCTTACTTAGCAGCAAAATCAACAAATGGATCTGTACATATTTTGAAAGTTGATGTAAAAAATGAAACTAAAGAAATTATCTATGAGAACTCTGTAAGTGGTGAAGAGTTAGAGATTAGTGATTTTAAGATTGAGCAAGGTATGTTATATTGGATAGAAACTGATGAAATCTCAGGCACTTACCGAATTATGGTAGGTACAAGCACTTTCTCTGAAACTTTAAACATCAAAACTTTATATGATAATAGTAATTTCGATACTGGATTTAAGCCAAACAATTTGGCTGTAGATTATTTCGGAAGTACCATGTATTTATCTGACCAGCAAGGTGTATTTTACCAAGCAGATAGAAGTGGTTCAGGTGATATTAACGAAATTACAATCACTAGTGATTACCTAAGTAACATTACAGATTTAGAGGTGTATATGGGTTATCTTTACTGGATGAACTCTTCTGAAGATGAAAATAAAGGAGGTATTTTGAGAGTAAATGCTAGTGGAGGTGACTCTGAACTTTTATTTGATGAAGTAATAAGCGGTTATGGAATAGAAATCGTTGATGAAGACGATTGGTAA
- the chrA gene encoding chromate efflux transporter, with the protein MAKSSLREIAEVFIKIGLIGFGGPAAHIALIEEEVIEKRKWMSKEHFLDLIGATNLIPGPNSTEMVMHCGFHKAGWKGLFIAGLCFITPAMMITAVLAHLYLQYGHLPAVEPFIYGIKPAVISLIIGLLIKLTQKALKSWQLGVAGITAMLLSWYGIHEIYIFFGISFLGVLINNLMSKDKVASVFIPITFLQLATQVSDWLDWKLFLTFLKVGAILYGSGYVLFAFLDAELVDKGILTTQQLTDAIAAGQFTPGPVLTSATFIGWQLGGPSGAILATLGIFLPSFIFVGIINPMVHKLRKSKVMSTFLNYVNIIAVALIFMVSLKMTLSFIYDWRAIIIGLISVIVTLKYKRINGAFIIVGGAFLGYLLAFIQI; encoded by the coding sequence ATGGCTAAAAGTTCCCTCAGAGAAATTGCCGAAGTTTTTATAAAGATTGGTCTAATTGGTTTTGGTGGCCCAGCAGCACATATTGCTTTAATTGAAGAAGAAGTTATTGAAAAAAGAAAGTGGATGAGTAAAGAACATTTTCTTGATTTAATTGGTGCTACAAACCTCATTCCCGGTCCCAATTCTACAGAAATGGTGATGCATTGTGGCTTTCATAAAGCGGGATGGAAAGGGCTTTTTATTGCTGGGTTATGTTTTATTACTCCAGCAATGATGATTACTGCAGTATTAGCTCATCTATATCTTCAGTATGGACATTTGCCAGCAGTAGAACCTTTTATCTATGGAATTAAACCAGCAGTTATTTCACTAATTATCGGTTTATTAATAAAACTCACTCAAAAGGCTTTAAAATCGTGGCAACTTGGTGTTGCAGGAATTACTGCTATGTTATTATCGTGGTACGGTATACACGAAATCTATATATTCTTCGGAATTAGTTTTTTAGGTGTATTAATTAATAACTTAATGAGCAAAGACAAAGTGGCTTCTGTATTTATACCTATAACTTTTTTGCAACTAGCTACTCAAGTTTCAGACTGGCTAGATTGGAAATTATTTTTAACTTTTTTAAAAGTTGGAGCAATATTATATGGAAGTGGCTATGTATTATTTGCTTTTTTAGATGCAGAATTGGTAGATAAAGGTATTTTAACTACACAGCAATTAACAGATGCCATTGCTGCAGGTCAATTTACTCCAGGACCTGTACTTACTTCTGCTACATTTATTGGTTGGCAATTAGGCGGCCCTTCAGGAGCTATTTTAGCAACTCTAGGAATATTTTTACCTTCATTTATTTTTGTAGGTATCATTAATCCGATGGTTCACAAATTAAGGAAGTCAAAAGTAATGTCGACATTTTTAAATTATGTGAACATAATTGCTGTTGCATTAATTTTTATGGTTTCACTAAAAATGACCTTAAGTTTTATATATGATTGGAGAGCCATAATAATAGGTTTAATAAGTGTAATAGTAACTCTCAAATACAAAAGGATAAATGGGGCATTCATTATAGTAGGTGGGGCTTTTTTAGGTTATTTGCTCGCTTTTATCCAGATTTAA
- a CDS encoding FecCD family ABC transporter permease: MNQLKDQTNSSKEIYHSIIRKKFIWLLLTLVLLFLFFMLDVLIGPSWLSVNEVLNAIFSSSYQENTKNDIIVNVIRLPTATMALVVGASLGTAGAQMQTVLSNPLASPYTLGVSAAASFGAAVAIVICNDLLPIDEIIIIPFCAFIASLISSLALFLISKTKSVSIHMIILTGVALSFLFNSLLSLIQYFSKDNQFEAIVLWMFGSLQNATWIKVIIVAVVLSICLPLFLADAWKLMALQMGDEKAKSMGIQTEKLRLQVIVTASILTAVSVCFVGAIGFVGLVAPHIARTLVGEDQRFFLPSSALLGALMLSFASIVSKTIVPGAIFPVGITTSLIGIPFLLSIILKKRKRLY, from the coding sequence ATGAACCAGCTTAAAGATCAAACTAACAGTTCAAAGGAAATTTACCATAGTATTATCAGAAAGAAGTTTATTTGGTTACTCCTTACTTTAGTTTTATTGTTTTTGTTCTTTATGCTCGATGTATTGATTGGTCCTTCTTGGTTAAGTGTAAATGAAGTTTTAAATGCCATTTTTTCGAGTTCTTATCAAGAAAATACTAAGAATGATATAATTGTAAATGTCATCCGTTTACCAACGGCCACAATGGCATTGGTAGTGGGTGCATCTTTGGGTACTGCAGGTGCTCAAATGCAAACAGTCCTTTCTAATCCTTTGGCTAGTCCTTATACACTAGGTGTATCTGCAGCAGCTTCATTTGGTGCAGCTGTTGCAATTGTTATTTGTAATGATCTCCTACCAATAGATGAAATAATTATAATACCATTTTGTGCATTTATCGCTTCTCTAATATCTTCTTTAGCCCTCTTTTTAATCTCCAAAACTAAGTCGGTTTCAATCCATATGATTATTCTGACAGGAGTAGCTTTAAGTTTCTTATTTAATTCACTTTTGTCTTTAATACAATACTTTTCTAAAGACAATCAGTTTGAAGCAATTGTGCTTTGGATGTTTGGTAGCTTACAAAATGCTACTTGGATAAAGGTGATAATAGTGGCTGTTGTTCTTAGTATTTGTTTACCACTGTTTCTAGCTGATGCATGGAAGTTAATGGCTTTACAAATGGGTGACGAAAAAGCAAAAAGTATGGGCATTCAAACTGAAAAGTTAAGGTTACAGGTAATTGTAACTGCTTCAATTTTAACCGCTGTTTCTGTGTGTTTTGTAGGTGCTATAGGCTTTGTAGGTTTGGTTGCACCACATATAGCTAGAACTTTAGTTGGAGAAGATCAACGTTTTTTTCTTCCATCCTCAGCTTTATTAGGTGCTTTAATGTTGTCTTTTGCTTCTATTGTAAGTAAAACTATAGTGCCTGGTGCAATTTTTCCAGTTGGAATTACTACTTCTCTAATTGGAATTCCATTTCTTTTATCCATAATTCTCAAAAAAAGAAAAAGATTATACTAA
- a CDS encoding ABC transporter ATP-binding protein: MLLEIKNLFYSYNNHFALQDINLKLTPSFISVIGPNGSGKSTLLKCLAGILKYKGEICFNEKQVKNFDKSFYGTLLSYLPQQLNYDINFTVFEMVLLGLTGSLDLKVSDEQLAQVMQTLEELHIANLSKRYLYELSGGQQQITAIAQAIIRKPKILVLDEPLNSLDIHHQFEILEIIEKLCKSKNIITFFALHDLNLAARYSERIIVINKGRIYDDGIPSKVITKEMIQSVYKIEAEIIHASNKLYIQPMGLLNN; the protein is encoded by the coding sequence ATGCTACTAGAAATTAAAAATCTTTTTTATAGTTATAACAACCATTTTGCTTTACAAGATATCAATTTGAAACTTACTCCTTCATTTATTTCTGTAATTGGACCAAATGGTTCTGGTAAATCTACTTTACTTAAATGTTTAGCAGGCATATTAAAATATAAGGGAGAAATTTGTTTCAACGAAAAGCAAGTTAAAAATTTCGATAAATCATTTTATGGAACATTGCTAAGTTATTTACCACAACAACTTAATTATGATATCAATTTTACTGTTTTTGAAATGGTCTTATTGGGTTTAACAGGTTCTCTTGATTTAAAAGTTAGTGATGAACAGTTGGCTCAGGTAATGCAGACATTAGAAGAATTACATATTGCCAATCTCAGTAAAAGATATTTATACGAGTTGAGTGGAGGGCAGCAACAGATTACAGCTATTGCTCAAGCAATAATTAGAAAACCTAAGATACTTGTATTAGATGAACCTCTAAACAGTTTAGATATTCATCATCAGTTTGAAATTTTGGAAATTATCGAAAAACTCTGTAAGAGTAAAAATATAATTACATTTTTTGCGCTGCATGATTTGAATTTAGCTGCCAGATATTCAGAGAGAATTATTGTTATAAACAAAGGTAGAATTTATGATGATGGAATACCTTCAAAAGTTATTACAAAAGAAATGATTCAATCAGTTTATAAGATTGAGGCTGAAATTATCCATGCAAGTAATAAGTTATATATTCAACCTATGGGCTTATTGAATAACTAG
- a CDS encoding DUF3817 domain-containing protein — translation MNFKSAIGRLRLFAILEGISYLLFGITMPLKYGLGIKEPNLYVGMAHGWLFIVYVILCIQNIYLKKWSFKVAFFALVASLIPFGTFVADAKIFKPESLKDAKVYPES, via the coding sequence ATGAATTTTAAATCAGCTATCGGAAGGTTACGTCTATTTGCCATCTTAGAAGGTATTAGTTATTTACTATTTGGAATCACTATGCCACTTAAATATGGATTAGGCATAAAAGAACCCAACTTATATGTAGGTATGGCGCATGGTTGGCTTTTCATCGTCTATGTAATTCTTTGCATACAGAACATCTATCTTAAAAAGTGGTCATTTAAAGTAGCTTTTTTTGCTCTGGTAGCCTCTTTAATTCCATTTGGTACTTTCGTTGCAGATGCCAAGATATTTAAGCCAGAGAGTTTGAAGGATGCAAAAGTTTACCCTGAAAGTTAA